The Silvanigrella paludirubra genome includes a window with the following:
- the ettA gene encoding energy-dependent translational throttle protein EttA yields the protein MANYIYNMVKLRKNIAGKDILKDIYLSFFHGAKIGVIGSNGAGKSTLLRIMAGIDKDFAGEAFPQKGIKVGYLPQEPKLDPNKTVFENVEEAVKDIKDLIRKFDSLNERLGEPLEDDEMNKILEQTAVLQDEIDAKNAWEIDRTIEIAMDALRCPPGDSKVTSLSGGELRRVALCKLLMEKPELLLLDEPTNHLDAESVQWLERYLKEYPGTLVTITHDRYFLDNVTEWVLELDKGEGIPWQGNYSSWLGQKTTRLSEEEKQESARQKTLKRELEWMSMSPKARQAKSKWRISAYNELLKEQNEKQEGIREIAFPPAPRLGDNVVDSVNLTKSFGDKLLFENLNFKLPPGGIVGIIGPNGAGKTTLFKMIAGLEKPDQGELKIGETVKISYVDQNRESLDSDKTVFQELSQGKEMIMVGNKEIPARSYISSFGFRGADQQKAVGKLSGGERNRLNLAKMVMNGGNLLLLDEPTNDLDVDTLRALEDSLVSFPGCAVVISHDRYFLDRIATHILAFEGNSNVVWFEGNYQDYMADKKRRLGEDAVNPKRIKFKKLVH from the coding sequence ATGGCTAACTATATTTATAATATGGTCAAACTTCGCAAAAATATTGCGGGTAAAGATATTTTGAAAGATATTTATTTATCCTTTTTTCACGGCGCTAAAATTGGTGTCATTGGATCGAATGGTGCTGGTAAATCAACTTTATTGAGAATTATGGCGGGTATAGATAAAGATTTTGCTGGTGAAGCATTTCCTCAAAAAGGAATAAAAGTTGGATATTTACCTCAAGAACCAAAACTAGATCCAAATAAAACTGTATTTGAAAATGTAGAAGAAGCTGTAAAAGATATAAAAGATCTTATCCGCAAATTTGATTCTTTAAATGAACGCCTTGGCGAACCACTTGAAGATGATGAAATGAATAAAATTCTTGAACAAACAGCCGTTTTACAAGACGAAATTGATGCAAAAAATGCTTGGGAAATTGATAGAACAATTGAAATTGCTATGGATGCCCTTCGCTGTCCCCCTGGCGATTCAAAAGTAACAAGTTTATCTGGTGGCGAATTAAGAAGAGTTGCATTATGTAAATTATTAATGGAAAAACCTGAATTACTCCTTCTTGACGAACCTACAAACCATCTTGATGCAGAAAGTGTTCAATGGTTAGAACGTTACCTTAAAGAATACCCAGGAACTCTTGTTACTATTACGCATGATAGATACTTTCTTGATAATGTAACAGAATGGGTTTTGGAACTTGACAAAGGAGAAGGAATTCCTTGGCAAGGGAATTATTCTTCTTGGCTAGGTCAAAAAACAACTCGACTTTCTGAAGAAGAAAAACAAGAATCCGCTCGTCAAAAAACATTAAAACGTGAACTTGAGTGGATGAGCATGTCCCCTAAAGCAAGACAAGCAAAAAGCAAATGGCGAATTTCTGCGTACAATGAACTTCTAAAAGAACAAAATGAAAAACAAGAAGGAATTCGAGAAATTGCTTTTCCACCAGCTCCAAGACTTGGAGATAATGTTGTAGACTCTGTTAATTTAACAAAATCTTTTGGTGATAAATTACTATTTGAAAATCTGAACTTTAAACTTCCTCCAGGAGGAATTGTTGGGATAATCGGCCCTAACGGAGCTGGTAAAACAACTCTCTTTAAAATGATTGCTGGACTTGAAAAACCAGATCAAGGTGAACTAAAAATTGGGGAAACCGTAAAAATTAGTTACGTTGATCAAAATAGAGAGTCTCTAGATAGCGATAAAACAGTATTTCAAGAGCTAAGCCAAGGAAAAGAAATGATCATGGTTGGTAACAAAGAAATTCCAGCCCGTTCTTATATTTCAAGCTTTGGATTCCGCGGAGCAGATCAGCAAAAAGCTGTAGGAAAGTTATCTGGCGGTGAACGCAATAGACTTAATTTAGCTAAAATGGTTATGAATGGTGGTAACTTGTTACTTCTTGATGAGCCTACAAATGATCTCGATGTTGATACTTTAAGAGCACTAGAAGATTCTCTTGTCTCTTTTCCAGGTTGTGCTGTTGTTATTAGCCATGATCGCTATTTCTTAGACCGCATTGCAACACATATTCTTGCCTTTGAAGGTAACAGTAATGTTGTTTGGTTTGAAGGTAACTATCAAGACTATATGGCAGATAAAAAACGCAGACTTGGCGAAGATGCCGTTAATCCAAAAAGAATCAAGTTCAAAAAACTAGTTCACTAA